The Peribacillus simplex genome contains the following window.
TTTTACGGTCGGATTATATTTATTTGTTGTATAATCATATTCTTTTTTTGCCCCAATACTAAAACTAATGTTTGAATATTTTTCCTTATGCCATGCTTGGATATACGCAGAAGATTTGACCTCAATTTTCATGCCTTTATAAACTAAATCATATGCATCCCATTCAACTCGTAATTGATTTAAACAGCCAAGAGCAGTTCCGATTAAAAACTCGGCAAAAATTCCCCTTAGGTTGTTTGTTAAAATTTTTGAAAATCCCCATTGCCAGAAATCTAAAATAGTATGGTCTGTTCCTAATATTGGAGTTTCTGATTTAAGAGGTTTATCATTATTCATTTATAACCACATCCTTTTATGCACATTTCAGGCAAACTACCAACGTTCCCCAATACATTTTATCTTCCCAATTAAGTTTCATATAAAACTTATCCCATTGGATAACGAGATCCCTTTTATATTTTGCTTCTTGTTATCAATTTTAAAAATCTTCTTCCCATGCTTCTTTTGCATCCAATAACCTTTGTGATAAAAACTCATAAAAGTTATTTGCTGTATTGTAGTCATCAAGTCCCCCTTGTCTATTCCACGCTATTACTGGGCATTCATTATTCTCCATTTTGCTTGTATATAAACAATAAACATATTCTCCAGCATCTTCAATAACTACTAAATCCTTATCCAATCCTAACTCTCTATATCTCTTCGTGTTAACAATAATTGGAGCTCTATTTGACTTAGCCACTCCTAAAATATCAACACCAAATGACCCACCAGAACCATAGGTAGTTAGAAACCACTTATAACTTTCTGGTAATTCCACCCTTAACTCACTTTGGACAACACTGATTTGTCTTTCATCTACTCCACCTGTAAAGTCATCTGCTTCCTTAT
Protein-coding sequences here:
- a CDS encoding SMI1/KNR4 family protein gives rise to the protein MNKEELTNFINEHKEADDFTGGVDERQISVVQSELRVELPESYKWFLTTYGSGGSFGVDILGVAKSNRAPIIVNTKRYRELGLDKDLVVIEDAGEYVYCLYTSKMENNECPVIAWNRQGGLDDYNTANNFYEFLSQRLLDAKEAWEEDF